The following is a genomic window from Marinococcus sp. PL1-022.
TTCGTGGGAAAGATCTGCCATTCTATAGTGTTTTTCGATGTCCGGGCCGTACAGTACATAAGCACCGTCGTCGGCTCGGCCAATATAAAACGGTGCTTCTTTTTCATCAAGCGTGTACACCACTTTTTCTTCCTGGTCTTCTTCGTCATATAAATGAAAGGCAGGAGTCGTTTCCACCAGATCCGCAACCCTTTGCAGAAGCGGCTGAATGCCCTGCTTTCTAAGGGTAGATACAGGAAATACTTCAATGCCTTCCGGAAGCTTCTTTTTAAACTCTTCAAGCTGTTCCTCTGTGCCCGGCATGTCCATCTTGTTAGCCATTACTACCATTGGGCGTTCAAGCAGCCGGAGGTTATGCTCCCGCAGCTCCGCATTAATCTGCTGAAAATCCTCAAATGGATCACGGCCTTCGAGTTCGCCGGCCATATCGACAATATGCACAAGCACCCGCGTCCGTTCAATATGCCGCAAAAATTGGGCTCCGAGCCCAACTCCTTCATGGGCTCCGGCAATAAGTCCCGGGAGATCTGCCATGACAAAGCTTTTTCCTTCTCCTGCATCCACGACGCCGAGATTCGGCTTTAATGTAGTAAATGGATAATCGGCAATTTTAGGCCGTGCTGCTGATACTATAGACAATAGCGTGGATTTACCGACGCTTGGAAAACCGACAAGACCAACGTCTGCCAGCACCTTCAGCTCAAGCTGAATGTCTTTTTCCTCTGCTGGCTCGCCTTTTTCGCTGATTTCCGGGGCTGGGTTGGAAGGAGAAGCAAATCGCGTGTTACCACGACCGCCACGGCCGCCCTTTGCCACCACTACCCGCTGTTTATGCTCTGTCAAATCTGCAATCATGACCTCTGAGCTGCGGTCACGGATAATTGTGCCCGGCGGTACACGGACAATTAAATCTTCGCCGCCTCTGCCGTGCTGGTTTTTGGATCTTCCATTGTCTCCGCGCTTTGCCTTAAAATGGCGCTGATAGCGGAAGTCCATCAATGTTCTAAGCCCTTCATCCACTTCAAAAACTACATCTGCGCCTCTGCCTCCGTCACCTCCGGCCGGCCCCCCGTCCGGGACATACTTTTCCCGACGAAAGGCGACCATGCCATCTCCGCCATCGCCGCCTTTTACATATAAATTTACGTGATCTACAAACAACTCTTTCACCTCATTAGTATTCTTACTGACCGCCTGTTTGATCGACAATGACGCAATATAGGTGCTCTGTGCTTACTTCTATATACTCAATCATATCTATCATTACGGACTCTTTTCGTATCCATTGTTCGAGCCTCTCAGGA
Proteins encoded in this region:
- the obgE gene encoding GTPase ObgE; amino-acid sequence: MFVDHVNLYVKGGDGGDGMVAFRREKYVPDGGPAGGDGGRGADVVFEVDEGLRTLMDFRYQRHFKAKRGDNGRSKNQHGRGGEDLIVRVPPGTIIRDRSSEVMIADLTEHKQRVVVAKGGRGGRGNTRFASPSNPAPEISEKGEPAEEKDIQLELKVLADVGLVGFPSVGKSTLLSIVSAARPKIADYPFTTLKPNLGVVDAGEGKSFVMADLPGLIAGAHEGVGLGAQFLRHIERTRVLVHIVDMAGELEGRDPFEDFQQINAELREHNLRLLERPMVVMANKMDMPGTEEQLEEFKKKLPEGIEVFPVSTLRKQGIQPLLQRVADLVETTPAFHLYDEEDQEEKVVYTLDEKEAPFYIGRADDGAYVLYGPDIEKHYRMADLSHEDSMQRFSKKMRNMGVDKALRERGAKHGDTVRLLDFEFEFVDG